The Archangium primigenium genomic interval GCGCGGCGCGGGCAATCTATCGGATGCACGCGCCCCCACGGCGCATCTTCCGGGTCCGGTCGCGACGAGAAGTCGAGGGAAATGCGGGTTTGACCCGAAAAAAAAGGCTTCCTTCTCTTGCTGTTATCTCGCTGGGGCCGATGTCGGTCCTCGGCCCACTCAGCATCGAGGAAGACTGGAATGTTCTCCCCCTACTGGAAGGCTCCCGCCCAGGCCGTGTTCGCGGCCTCCGCGACGCTGTTCTTGAGCCTCGCGCCGAGCCTGGCGCTCGCCGCCAACCGCGGCGCCTGGGCCGCCAACGTCTCCTACGTCACCGGCGACTTCGTCACCTACAGCGGCAAGGGCTATGACTGCCGCCAGACGCACACCTCGCTCACCGGCTGGGAGCCGCCCAACGTCCCCGCCCTCTGGCTGGAGGGCACCACGACTCCGCCCCAGGACACCCAGGCCCCCTCCACGCCGAGCGGCCTCACCTCCCCCAGCAAGACGGCCAACAGCGTCTCCCTCTCCTGGAACGCCTCCAGCGACAACGTGGCCGTCACCGGCTACGAGGTCTTCAACGGCTCCACCCTCGCCGCCAGCGTCTCCGGCACCTCGGCCACCGTCTCCGGCCTCAACGCCAACACCACCTATACCTTCACCGTGAAGGCCCGCGACGCCGCCGGCAACCGCTCCGCCGCCAGTTCCGCCTTCAGCACCACCACCTCCCCCACCTCCCCCGCCGACACCCAGGCGCCCTCCACGCCGAGTGGCCTGTCCTCGCCGAGCAAGACGGCCAGCAGCGTGTCGCTCGCCTGGAACGCCTCCAGCGACAACGTGGCCGTCACCGGCTACCTCGTCTTCCGCAACGGCACCCAGGTGGGCACGCCGACGGGCACCTCCTATACGGACAGCGGCCTCGCGGCCTCGACGGCGTACAACTACACCGTCAAGGCGCGGGACGCGGCGGGCAACCAGTCCACGGCGAGCGCCACGCTGAGCGTCACCACGCAGGCGGGCACCACCAACCCGGACACGTCCTGGCGCCCGGGCTACGTGGCGCTGGGCACCGTGTACGAGCCCTTCACGGGCACGGACAAGTACTTCTCCAAGGTGAACCCGCAGTTCCCCTCGGGCAAGCGGCTCAACTACGGCTACCTGTATCTCAATGGCGGCTCGCAGATGTCCGAGTGGCATGACCGGACCGTGCGCCTGGCCACGAAGAGCAAGGAGCAGGGCATGACGCCCATCTTCGTGGTGTATGGCATTGGCGGCAACACGGACGACCACGGGGTGGTGTGGAGCAACCTGCAGAGCGCCGGGTTCCTCAACGGCTACTTCAAGGGCATCAAGGACGTGGGCCAGACGGCCACGGGCATCATCGGCACGGGCCGCATCGGCTACGTCATCGAGCCCGACACGCTGGGCTACCTCATGCAGCACTACGCCTCGCAGTATGGCAATGACCCGACCCGGATCCCGGCGGCCACCTATGCCGCGTACGACTCGGGCGTGCTGCAGCGGGGCGTGGATCCCGCGTTCCCGGACACCCTGACGGGGCTCGTGCAGGCCATCAACTACACGCTGCGCAAGTACACCCCCAAGGCGTTCCTCGGCTGGCAGCTCAACCTGTGGGCGGCGTCGGGCGCGCCGAGCAACGGCATCATGCACGCCACGGAAGTGTGGGGCCTGGAGACGGGCAAGACGCGCATCCAGGAGAACGCGCGCGCCAACGCGGGCTTCGCCCTGAAGGCCGGCGTGAAGTATGGCAATGCCGAGTTCATCTCCATCGACAAGTACGGCCTGGACGGCGGCATCGCCGCGGGCGGCAACCCGGCGGATCCGGCGAGCTCGCCGTGGTTCTGGAACGCGGACCTCTGGAACAACTACCTGCTCTTCTGCAAGACGTTGAAGGAGACGCTCAGCCTGCCCGTGGTGCTCTGGCAGATTCCCGTGGGCCACATCAACGGCACCCAGCAGTCGAGCCCCACGACCTACAACGCCTCGGGCACCTTCCCGGACCTCGACCACACCACGCAGCGCTACGAGGACTCCGCCTCCACGTTCTTCTTCGGCGACCGCATCACGCTGTCGGGCAACCGCCTGTCCTACTTCTCCAAGAACGTGTGGAACGACTCCAAGGTGTCGGTGAGCGGCAACGTCGTCACCTGGGGCTCGCACATCCAGGACGCGGCCAACGCGGGCATCGTCGCCATCCTCATGGGCGCGGGCGTGGGCATCAGCACCCGTGGCATTCCCCAGCCGGGCGCCTACCCGGAGGATCAGCCCACGGACGCCTACTACTGGATCACCCGGGTGCAGCAGTACTACGCGAGCCCGGTGCTCGCGCCCTGAGTGGCCTTGTCATTCACCCCTTCCCCATTCCTCGACTCATTCCTGAAAGGGATTCCCTGATGCACACCTCGACTCGTTCGGGCCGCGCGGCGCTCTCCGTGCTGGTGGCCTTCGTCGCCCTGCTGTGGAGCCTCGCGCCGGGCCTGGCGCTCGCCGCCAACCGTGGCGCCTGGGCCGCCAACGTCTCCTACGTCACCGGCGACTTCGTCACCTACAGCGGCAAGGGCTATGACTGCCGCCAGAACCACACCTCGCTCACCGGTTGGGAGCCGCCCAACGTCCCCGCGCTCTGGCTGGAGAACTCCACGACGCCGCCCCAGGACACCCAGGCGCCCTCCACGCCGGGTGGCCTGACCTCCCCCAGCAAGACGGCCAACAGCGTCTCCCTCTCCTGGAACGCCTCCAGCGACAACGTGGCCGTCACCGGCTACGAGGTCTTCAACGGCTCCACCCTCGCCGCCAGCGTCTCCGGCACCTCGGCCACCGTCTCCGGCCTCAACGCCAACACCACCTATACCTTCACCGTGAAGGCCCGCGACGCCGCCGGCAACCGCTCCGCCGCCAGCTCCGCCTTCAGCACCACCACCTCTCCCACCGCCCCCGCCGACACCCAGGCGCCCACGGCGCCCTCCAGCCTGCGCTCCACGGGCGTGAGCGGCAACAGCGTGTCGCTCGCCTGGACGGGCTCCAGCGACAACGTGGCCGTCACGGGCTACGAGGTGTTCACCGGCTCCACGCTCGCCACCACCGTCACCACGACGTCCGCCACGGTGTCGGGCCTCAACGCCAACACCACCTACACCTTCAGCGTGAAGGCGCGCGATGCCGCCGGCAACCGCTCCACCGCCAGCAACAGCGTCTCCGCCACCACGACGAGCACGCCCCCGAGCAGCTCGAAGAAGATCATCGTCGGCTACTGGCACAACTTCGACAACGGCTCGACCAACATCCGCCTGCGTGACATCTCCACGAAGTACGACGTCATCCAGGTCGCGTTCGCCGAGCCCGTGGGCGGCGCCGATACGGGCAACATGGTCTTCACGCCGTACAACGCGACGCAGGCCGAGTTCAAGTCGGACGTCGCCTACCTCAAGAGCCTGGGCAAGAAGGTCCTCATCTCCATCGGTGGCGCCAACGGCACCATCCACCTGGACAACACCACCGGCAAGGCGAAGTTCCTCTCCACCATGCAGTCCATCATCGACACCTATGGTTTCGATGGCCTGGACCTGGACCTCGAGGGCAGCTCGCTCGCGCTCAACGGCGGCGACACGGACTTCCGCAGCCCCACCACGCCGAAGATCGTCAACCTGATCGACGCCACGCGCCAGCTCATCAACCGCTACGGCTCGGGCTTCGTGCTCACCATGGCGCCCGAGACGGCCTACGTGCAGGGCGGCTACTCCGCGTACGGCGGCCCGTGGGGCGCCTACCTGCCCGTTATCTACGCGCTGCGCGACCGCCTCACCTACCTGCACGTGCAGCACTACAACACCGGCACCGTCACCGGCCTGGATGGCAAGTCCTACGCCCAGGGCACGCCCGACTTCCACGTGGCCATGGCGGAGATGATGATCCGCGGCTTCCCCGTGGGCGGCAACACCAACCAGATGTTCCCCGGCCTGCGCGCGGACCAGATCGTCATCGGCCTGCCCTCCTCGCCCCAGGCGGCGGGTGGCGGCTACACGACGCCGGCCAACGTGCAGAAGGCGCTCGACTACCTCATCAAGGGCAAGTCCTTCGGCGGCTCCTACGTGCTGCGTCAGGCTTCCGGCTACTCGGACTTCAAGGGGCTCATGACCTGGTCCATCAACTGGGACAAGTTCACCAACTTCGAGTTCTCCAACAGCCACCGCGCCTACCTGGACACGTACAAGTAGGCCGCGCGACCCGCACGCCTCCGGACCCGAGCAAGACAGGTTGACCCGAAACGCCGCTCGCGGCGCTCTCTCTTCTGCCTGTCTTTTCCTCGTTTTCTCCTAATCCGGAGGCAGCATGCGTCGGTCGTCCAAGTTCCTCATTCCTAGTCTGATGGGCCTGCTC includes:
- a CDS encoding fibronectin type III domain-containing protein, encoding MHTSTRSGRAALSVLVAFVALLWSLAPGLALAANRGAWAANVSYVTGDFVTYSGKGYDCRQNHTSLTGWEPPNVPALWLENSTTPPQDTQAPSTPGGLTSPSKTANSVSLSWNASSDNVAVTGYEVFNGSTLAASVSGTSATVSGLNANTTYTFTVKARDAAGNRSAASSAFSTTTSPTAPADTQAPTAPSSLRSTGVSGNSVSLAWTGSSDNVAVTGYEVFTGSTLATTVTTTSATVSGLNANTTYTFSVKARDAAGNRSTASNSVSATTTSTPPSSSKKIIVGYWHNFDNGSTNIRLRDISTKYDVIQVAFAEPVGGADTGNMVFTPYNATQAEFKSDVAYLKSLGKKVLISIGGANGTIHLDNTTGKAKFLSTMQSIIDTYGFDGLDLDLEGSSLALNGGDTDFRSPTTPKIVNLIDATRQLINRYGSGFVLTMAPETAYVQGGYSAYGGPWGAYLPVIYALRDRLTYLHVQHYNTGTVTGLDGKSYAQGTPDFHVAMAEMMIRGFPVGGNTNQMFPGLRADQIVIGLPSSPQAAGGGYTTPANVQKALDYLIKGKSFGGSYVLRQASGYSDFKGLMTWSINWDKFTNFEFSNSHRAYLDTYK
- a CDS encoding fibronectin type III domain-containing protein, which translates into the protein MFSPYWKAPAQAVFAASATLFLSLAPSLALAANRGAWAANVSYVTGDFVTYSGKGYDCRQTHTSLTGWEPPNVPALWLEGTTTPPQDTQAPSTPSGLTSPSKTANSVSLSWNASSDNVAVTGYEVFNGSTLAASVSGTSATVSGLNANTTYTFTVKARDAAGNRSAASSAFSTTTSPTSPADTQAPSTPSGLSSPSKTASSVSLAWNASSDNVAVTGYLVFRNGTQVGTPTGTSYTDSGLAASTAYNYTVKARDAAGNQSTASATLSVTTQAGTTNPDTSWRPGYVALGTVYEPFTGTDKYFSKVNPQFPSGKRLNYGYLYLNGGSQMSEWHDRTVRLATKSKEQGMTPIFVVYGIGGNTDDHGVVWSNLQSAGFLNGYFKGIKDVGQTATGIIGTGRIGYVIEPDTLGYLMQHYASQYGNDPTRIPAATYAAYDSGVLQRGVDPAFPDTLTGLVQAINYTLRKYTPKAFLGWQLNLWAASGAPSNGIMHATEVWGLETGKTRIQENARANAGFALKAGVKYGNAEFISIDKYGLDGGIAAGGNPADPASSPWFWNADLWNNYLLFCKTLKETLSLPVVLWQIPVGHINGTQQSSPTTYNASGTFPDLDHTTQRYEDSASTFFFGDRITLSGNRLSYFSKNVWNDSKVSVSGNVVTWGSHIQDAANAGIVAILMGAGVGISTRGIPQPGAYPEDQPTDAYYWITRVQQYYASPVLAP